In Lepidochelys kempii isolate rLepKem1 chromosome 10, rLepKem1.hap2, whole genome shotgun sequence, a single window of DNA contains:
- the LOC140917905 gene encoding uncharacterized protein isoform X2: MGSSSSKKSQRVMSPISFTLKATLNYLFCFFETVPKENIQLGDIILFPMATSLQSSIWKHVGVYCGNKEVVHFDGIVHKQGIKAMERERGEYQILRLKRRINKDAFQKKVEDMLNAETTYHCLTNNCIHFAFSLLDMEKFYHKIFTPIKDGNGNDAGEQVPLNMTGQMDQNEYNRAGEFQNNMPQREIPLRNIS; encoded by the exons AAAAGCCAGAGAGTGATGTCACCAATATCATTTACCCTGAAAGCTacattaaattatttgttttgctTCTTTGAAACTGTGCCTAAAGAAAACATACAGCTGGGAGATATCATCTTATTTCCTATGGCCACCTCCCTACAGTCTAGCATCTGGAAGCACGTTGGTGTTTACTGTGGAAACAAGGAAGTTGTACACTTTGACG GAATCGTCCACAAACAAGGAATCAAAGCTATggaaagagagaggggggaaTATCAGATTTTGAGACTTAAACGAAGAATCAATAAAGACGCTTTCCAGAAGAAGGTAGAGGACATGCTGAATGCTGAGACAACATACCACTGTCTCACAAACAACTGCATCCATTTTGCATTTTCCCTTTTGGATATGGAAAAGTTTTACCATAAAATA TTTACTCCTATAAAAGATGGCAATGGAAATGATGCAGGAGAACAG GTGCCCCTGAACATGACAGGACAAATGGATCAGAATGAGTACAACAGAGCCGGAGAATTTCAGAACAACATGCCACAGAGAGAAATTCCCTTACGCAATATTTCATAA